In the genome of Magnolia sinica isolate HGM2019 chromosome 2, MsV1, whole genome shotgun sequence, one region contains:
- the LOC131232503 gene encoding pentatricopeptide repeat-containing protein At4g18520, chloroplastic-like → MLASASLYISQLQLPQISLRLIPFQPLPPSNYRNKSSINANKILKSPCFSSKTPSISTQVENPDAESPDSLYSLSIERFLHPNVLALMLQSCLDAKEARGIHTIIAKGLGRSITFVDNNLISTYGRFGEVADARRVFDKMSDRDVVSWTAMLKEYLKIGANGTVCRLFKELIESGVQANSSTFVCVLNMCGRKLDLELGEQIHASIVKGNCSNLIVDSALVFFYAQCGDLMGALRVFDRMPERDVVCWTTMITACAQHGYGDEAISMFSQMQFDGFSPNEFTVCSTLKACGEEKALKFGRQLHGAIVKKIFKDDVFVGSSLVGMYVRCGQVLDARIVFDRMRRRNTVTWTTMIAGYAQNGLGEEAIRLFQRMKRRRVFANTLTAVSVLSACGLIGSLSMGKEVHAKILKNMIENNLYIGSTLVWFYCKCGEYVHATRVLESMPLRDVVTWTAIISGYARLGHGSEALQSLNDMLWEGVEPNPFTYSSALKACAKQEAVRQGKWIHSSANKTHALSNVYVGSSLIDMYAKCGCLEDAIRVFDRMPERNLVSWKAMIIGYARNGHCQEALKLMYRMQAEGIEVDDFILATVVTACGDFERDSEGSQTSCLQSS, encoded by the coding sequence ATGCTGGCCTCCGCATCTCTGTACATTTCTCAGCTTCAACTGCCCCAAATTTCTCTTCGCTTAATACCCTTCCAGCCATTACCACCATCAAACTACAGAAACAAAAGCAGCATAAACGCCAATAAAATCCTAAAAAGCCCATGTTTTTCCAGCAAAACCCCTTCAATTTCCACCCAAGTAGAAAACCCAGATGCCGAGTCGCCAGATTCTTTGTATTCTTTGTCCATTGAGCGATTTCTTCATCCCAACGTGCTTGCTTTGATGCTTCAGTCGTGTCTGGATGCGAAAGAAGCTAGAGGCATTCATACAATCATTGCGAAAGGATTAGGAAGATCCATAACGTTTGTAGATAACAATTTGATCAGTACATATGGGAGATTCGGTGAAGTAGCTGATGCTCgtcgagtgtttgataaaatgtctgataGGGATGTTGTTTCGTGGACGGCAATGCTTAAAGAGTATCTGAAAATTGGAGCGAATGGCACAGTTTGTAGGTTGTTTAAAGAGTTGATTGAAAGTGGCGTTCAAGCCAATAGCTCAACATTTGTTTGTGTTTTAAATATGTGTGGTAGGAAATTGGATTTAGAGCTTGGGGAACAAATTCATGCTTCAATTGTGAAAGGAAATTGTAGCAATTTGATTGTGGACAGTGCTCTTGTTTTTTTCTATGCACAGTGTGGAGATTTAATGGGCGCACTTAGGGTGTTTGATAGGATGCCTGAACGAGATGTCGTTTGTTGGACAACAATGATCACGGCCTGTGCGCAACATGGGTATGGAGATGAGGCTATTTCAATGTTTTCACAGATGCAATTTGATGGATTTAGCCCAAATGAGTTTACAGTGTGTAGCACTTTGAAGGCTTGTGGAGAAGAGAAGGCTTTGAAGTTCGGGAGGCAGCTACATGGTGCCATagttaagaaaatatttaaagatGATGTGTTTGTAGGTAGTTCCCTAGTGGGTATGTATGTGAGATGCGGGCAGGTGTTAGATGCTAGAATAGTGTTTGATAGGATGCGGAGGAGAAACACAGTTACATGGACTACTATGATTGCAGGATATGCACAAAATGGGCTAGGTGAGGAGGCCATAAGATTGTTTCAGAGAATGAAACGGCGGCGTGTATTTGCTAATACCTTGACAGCTGTTAGTGTTCTCAGCGCTTGCGGTTTGATAGGATCTCTAAGCATGGGAAAGGAAGTACATGCAAAGATTTTGAAGAATATGATTGAGAACAATCTGTATATTGGGAGCACCCTTGTGTGGTTTTATTGCAAATGTGGGGAGTATGTTCACGCGACAAGGGTTCTAGAATCCATGCCTTTGAGAGATGTTGTCACGTGGACTGCCATAATTTCGGGCTATGCTCGTCTTGGGCATGGCTCAGAAGCTCTGCAGTCCTTGAATGACATGTTATGGGAAGGTGTGGAGCCGAACCCATTTACTTATTCTTCAGCTTTGAAAGCATGTGCCAAGCAAGAAGCTGTGAGGCAAGGGAAATGGATTCATTCGTCTGCAAATAAGACCCATGCTTTGTCTAACGTCTATGTGGGAAGCTCACTTATCGACATGTATGCTAAATGCGGATGTCTTGAGGACGCCATTCGAGTCTTTGATAGGATGCCGGAGCGCAATTTAGTCTCGTGGAAGGCAATGATTATAGGTTATGCAAGGAACGGGCACTGCCAAGAAGCTTTAAAGCTCATGTACCGAATGCAAGCAGAAGGTATTGAGGTGGATGACTTTATCCTCGCGACAGTTGTTACTGCATGTGGGGATTTCGAGCGTGATTCTGAGGGTTCACAGACAAGTTGCTTGCAATCTAGTTGA